The following coding sequences are from one Pseudonocardia sp. EC080619-01 window:
- a CDS encoding MIP/aquaporin family protein, which translates to MTSSEKTEKTEAAPAPKGLSLIAEMSAEFAGTMILILFGVGVVAQVTTTPDGSNGQYDSIAWAWGIGVMLGVYVAGRTSGAHLNPAVTLAFALYEGFPWRKVAPFVLAQVLGAFVAALIVRVVYADFIRSVDPNLTETQGIFSTSPGDPVSIPTAFLDQVVGTAILIFVIFSLVHPRNKGPLANMAPFMIGVLVVGIGMAWGANAGYAINPARDFGPRLASFITGYDTAWVTSDGTPYWWLPIVAPLLGAVVGGGLFKLLIDRYIPAEDAPQEIGRV; encoded by the coding sequence ATGACGAGCTCCGAGAAGACCGAGAAAACCGAGGCGGCTCCCGCGCCGAAGGGCCTGTCACTGATCGCCGAGATGAGCGCCGAGTTCGCCGGCACGATGATCCTGATCCTCTTCGGGGTCGGCGTCGTCGCTCAGGTGACCACGACGCCCGACGGGTCCAACGGGCAGTACGACTCGATCGCCTGGGCATGGGGCATCGGCGTCATGCTCGGTGTCTACGTGGCCGGCCGTACCTCCGGCGCGCACCTCAACCCGGCCGTCACCCTCGCCTTCGCGCTCTACGAGGGCTTCCCGTGGCGCAAGGTCGCACCGTTCGTGCTGGCCCAGGTGCTGGGCGCGTTCGTCGCCGCACTGATCGTCCGTGTCGTCTACGCCGACTTCATCCGGTCCGTCGACCCGAACCTGACCGAGACCCAGGGGATCTTCTCCACCTCGCCCGGTGACCCGGTGTCGATCCCGACGGCGTTCCTCGACCAGGTCGTCGGCACCGCGATCCTGATCTTCGTGATCTTCTCGCTGGTCCACCCGCGGAACAAGGGTCCGCTGGCCAACATGGCGCCGTTCATGATCGGCGTGCTGGTCGTGGGCATCGGCATGGCGTGGGGTGCGAACGCCGGCTACGCCATCAACCCGGCCCGTGACTTCGGCCCGCGGCTGGCCTCCTTCATCACCGGTTACGACACCGCCTGGGTCACCAGTGACGGCACGCCGTACTGGTGGCTACCGATCGTCGCGCCGCTGCTCGGCGCCGTCGTCGGCGGTGGCCTGTTCAAGCTGCTGATCGACCGCTACATCCCGGCCGAGGACGCCCCGCAGGAGATCGGACGGGTCTGA